A stretch of Mesorhizobium sp. M2A.F.Ca.ET.046.03.2.1 DNA encodes these proteins:
- a CDS encoding SDR family oxidoreductase: MTTAFITGATSGIGRAIAIALSDAGYEVYAVGRSKAALKELQAERPGIVPIAVDVTDREALESVLADLTIDVLINNAGIMPPLGNFADMKIADIDATLEVNLSAAILLTRLVVPQMRERQSGHILFTGSVAGHTAFSNIAVYAATKAAISGFAGALRADLSPSGIRVTEIVAGRVETQLYQDILDAKARAAMYASKVVQPDDVARMVVAVLALPAWADVTRFDIMPTWPTSPSGTK, from the coding sequence GTGACGACAGCCTTCATCACCGGGGCGACGAGCGGGATAGGACGCGCGATCGCGATCGCCTTGAGCGATGCCGGCTATGAGGTCTACGCGGTCGGCCGCAGCAAGGCGGCGCTGAAAGAACTGCAGGCCGAGCGGCCGGGCATCGTGCCGATTGCCGTCGACGTCACCGACCGCGAGGCGCTGGAATCGGTGCTGGCGGATCTCACCATCGATGTGCTGATCAACAATGCCGGCATCATGCCGCCGCTCGGCAATTTCGCGGACATGAAGATCGCCGACATCGACGCAACGCTGGAGGTGAACCTCAGCGCCGCTATCCTGCTCACCCGCCTCGTCGTGCCGCAGATGCGCGAGCGGCAGTCGGGCCATATCCTGTTCACCGGCTCCGTCGCCGGCCACACGGCATTTTCCAACATCGCCGTCTACGCAGCCACCAAGGCGGCGATCTCCGGCTTTGCCGGTGCGCTGCGCGCCGACCTGTCGCCCTCCGGCATACGCGTCACCGAGATCGTCGCCGGCCGCGTCGAGACGCAGCTCTACCAGGATATCCTCGACGCCAAGGCGCGCGCCGCCATGTACGCCAGCAAGGTGGTGCAGCCCGATGACGTGGCCAGGATGGTCGTCGCCGTGCTCGCGCTGCCGGCATGGGCCGACGTCACCCGTTTCGACATTATGCC
- a CDS encoding dihydrodipicolinate synthase family protein — protein sequence MTANVFSGCMPALMTPCTDDRLPDFDALVRKGRELIAAGMSAVVYCGSMGDWPLLSDEQRMQGVERLVKAGVPVIVGTGAVNTASAVAHAAHAQKVGARGLMVIPRVLSRGPSVTAQRHHFKAILSAAPDLPAVIYNSPYYGFATRADLFFALRAEHPNLVGFKEFGGPSDLRYAAENITSRDDEVALMIGVDTAVFHGFVNCGASGAITGIGNVLPKEVLHLAGLSQAAAKGDAEARRLAQELDAALAVLSSFDEGPDLVLYFKHMMVLKGNPEYRLHFNETDALTDSQRGFAEAQLKLFDTWYAQWSRQPAMARYAA from the coding sequence ATGACCGCCAACGTTTTTTCCGGCTGCATGCCGGCGCTGATGACGCCCTGCACCGATGACCGGCTTCCCGACTTCGACGCCCTGGTGCGCAAGGGACGCGAATTGATCGCTGCCGGCATGTCTGCGGTCGTCTATTGCGGCTCCATGGGCGACTGGCCGCTGCTGAGCGACGAGCAGCGCATGCAGGGCGTCGAGCGCCTGGTGAAGGCCGGCGTGCCGGTGATCGTCGGTACCGGCGCCGTCAACACGGCCAGCGCCGTGGCTCATGCTGCGCATGCGCAGAAGGTCGGCGCCCGCGGCCTGATGGTGATCCCGCGCGTTCTGTCGCGCGGTCCGTCGGTCACCGCGCAGCGCCATCATTTCAAGGCGATCCTCTCAGCCGCCCCCGACCTGCCGGCGGTCATCTACAACAGCCCCTATTACGGTTTTGCCACGCGCGCCGACCTCTTCTTCGCGCTGCGCGCCGAACATCCGAACCTTGTCGGCTTCAAGGAGTTCGGCGGCCCGTCGGATCTGCGCTACGCGGCGGAGAACATCACCAGCCGCGACGATGAGGTCGCGCTGATGATCGGCGTCGACACCGCCGTCTTCCACGGTTTCGTCAACTGCGGAGCCTCCGGCGCGATCACCGGCATCGGCAACGTGCTGCCGAAGGAAGTGCTGCATCTGGCGGGCCTCAGCCAGGCCGCGGCGAAGGGCGACGCCGAAGCGCGCCGGCTTGCGCAGGAGCTCGATGCCGCGCTCGCCGTGCTGTCTTCGTTCGACGAAGGCCCGGACTTGGTGCTTTATTTCAAGCACATGATGGTGCTGAAGGGTAATCCCGAATACAGGCTGCACTTCAACGAGACCGATGCGCTGACCGACAGCCAGCGCGGCTTTGCCGAAGCACAGCTCAAGCTCTTCGACACTTGGTACGCCCAGTGGTCGAGGCAGCCCGCAATGGCACGTTACGCGGCCTGA